A region of Limisphaera ngatamarikiensis DNA encodes the following proteins:
- a CDS encoding Calx-beta domain-containing protein produces MKRKLGSPWLLALWLIVGGSSHLLAQPANDNFANAERLSGPYGTVSGSLAGASWEPGEPSHAGYLVPSIWYRWTAPRSGEVTWDTLASPGGPDTVLAVYTGDRLTELRQVAANDDAPPFSFGKTPYGTPGQRFRILAGRPSALRFVAEEGRTYYIAVGLKPSLAAGAGTDIVLGWAYHSGGVFRFATEDIATRIGPGGVREVPLIQCSELEGTGAEDASTYQTYYQFGVPGVLVTVTRVGGATGRMLVDYATEEIAQDEVTMPGQEIPARANQDFIPVQGTLVFDHGEMTKRILIRVIPDGGVPNTNRTFAVVLSNPRPDPQESAEVAPPRVDGAFGRVYVRILDADIDPVWARNFQPVGTNDPPDVIFQPTNAIFNFYRVVHRTTEDASDYYGRIRIWVTRSGTNNEAVTLRYRVNNFLGAGDDANELEMDNNTFPLQPGSDYATPTPPDEPIGIRGTNSDFVVLGNYSFPGGGSLDWGQNDFRDKEIELVVTNDILTEFNEDFQLFLYRNVDNRPTLVGTVNQTTVTILFDDQDPPAGSVDQYYNPDFGSYMVPPVITSPLNLPTPGADGVVYDVALEADNRAIIVGDFTSYNTVSRSRIARLNVDGSLDTTFNPGSGADAFIAAIAASPGGQWVIGGGFTSYNGQRRVGVARILSNGALDPGFNPGDGPNGAVWAVAVDANGRVYIGGDFTTVAGIPRPYVARLNRDGSVDTTFDPGTGPDGPVYALELQPDGRLLIGGEFYSVSGTVRGGIARLMNDGRLDSSFNPGAGTDGRVFVIRRQSDGRILIGGEFAHVNLEPRNNLARLTATGALDPDFEPGSTGTDGPVYTIVLAGGRIYIGGSFDSYNGTPRRSFARLYDNGVLDTSFLDTAYNQFAGLFRARFADPRGTVFGAAVQTDGNVLIVGRFDKVGGGQASALVRPDSNADPNLWIEPKSRDGLRNRLNVARLIGGETPGPGNIGFARASYTANENQSLLSVDLRRENGALGFLGANFEIEDGLARSGLDYLYNAVPPIYLTSWQATWPASEPNSTTRMMSDGLFGDNYAPRSIFGQQFYNYREGWVNVTLLNDSRSQGDRNTTFRLSTPTFADVFFLGGENIPIGGALGRSRVPLTVVDDDRLSGVLGFATTNFVVVESVGQAVITVIRTNGSFGTLTCYYEVVPGGTATAGSDFQPRSGTLTFLNGVTNQTFTIPIINDTQIEPDETVFLRLVGGAVGGISNAVLTIVDDDTPGGKLNFDPPVVGAMEGAGRVLVTVTRRGSSAGTLSVTAVTEDNTATAGVDYLPVSTNLTWLHGDVTPKSFWVPLIDDGEIEPDERVTLRLINPTLNGIPHPAALGPNSVGTLVITNDDRPGLVLFPATEYRVNENGGAALITVVRTDGAAGALSVNYRAEPGTAVPFTDFVPTNGTLNFGPGEVAKSFQVQILDGPNQDHADRFVALTLSGANPPSALGSPATAILRIIDDESVNEPPGELDTLFSYGHFNDAVLAVGLQPDGKLLVGGDFTLANDVLRYRLVRLEGMSGALDPSFSASINGAVNALLLQPDGRILIGGAFSQVSGLARPFLARLQTNGGVDTTFDPGSGPDQPVFALAQTWWQGQPRILVGGAFGSYRGVARRGIARVLADGSVDPSFDPGTGADGTVYAVVAYPTNSLHAGKVLVAGQFRQFNGVPSPGIVRLNPDGSLDTTFRVGTGTDGTVRALALQPDGRILIGGEFTQVNGRTRIRLARLLDDGSVDPTFDPGAGADDTVWSLAVQPDLRILVGGAFRHCNGVTRGGITRLNPDGTADPTINFGAGADALVAVVLLQPDGKIVLGGAFETYDGQLRRRLARIYGGSVAGSGRIEFAQGRFVVWEDQTNAVVTLRRRGGMANAPGGQPVRAQLTTMDGTATNGIHYLGGSFEVTFPEAEAFAEISIPVVDDFELNPTRTFWLSITNLLPAEAPGLGLGNLPVAEVQVVSDDTGVSFAQDNFTVSENIGGGLARITLLRLGNLERTTIVDFTTTTNGTATAGADFQHVTNTVTFLPGESIRFVFVPVLDDALPEGDETVTMALTNVTGGFLVSPFQATLTILDDERAPGEIRLVQTNLWVSEAAGQAVIQLIRTNGRSGVVSVGYETREITATAGLDFVRAGGSVTFADGETNKVIVVNLLNDSLVEGEETFLVVLTNVTGGARIVGPTNVLVTIADDEVGFGFAAPTFLASEGDGGLTFQVRRVGDTNRAVQVNYVTEDETARAGLDYQPTSGTLSFAPGETLKSVTVGLLEDRLVEGDETFRLRLLQPGPGTEIIQPTAVGVILDNDAGFKLATNRYEVRESLTNGVATNVVVEVIRMGAMHGTNSVGYTTVGGTAVAGQDFVTTAGTLVFTNGEVMKQVIIPILDDTLVEDTETFTFQLVNPDTNSVVVEPSVATISILDDDAGLRFSSPSYSVSEGGVSVTLTVERVGVLDTPVTVEWRTEDGSARAGQDYVQASGRLVFTNGVRTQTLTVFVLDDTEEEGTESFSVRLFNVTGPATLLTPEVAVVTIVDNDGGVVVPAGSRLLSDPNGNGALDPGERVTVRFALRNAGTVPLSNVVATLLATNGVVQPGAAQSYGPLAPNGPSVSRDYTFTVQGTNGSIVRAVFQVRDGNLDLGRVTFSYLLGTSTATFSNTAPIEIRDDAPAQPYPSVITVTGLVGVVSKTVVTITNLYHTRPSDIDMLLVSPAGGKVMVMSDAGGGYWVTNVTLTLDDAAPGPLPDAAPLTNGVFKPTNYGAFDLLDTPAPEPPFATSLAAFNDTNPNGQWRLFIRDDAPAQSGHIRNGWLLQITTSGRFLPEADLSVTATAPESAVVTSNWVVRVEVANHGPWDVTGVTVTNLVPEGAVLVGSQVTRGQMTTNANGTVYWSVGSLGMDDVATATLVLRADTVGSVAWTLGGWHGQTEAHPGNNTAAVQVEVLPPRADLEVFLADEPDPVVLGGLVTYTTVITNHGPGTAVQVALTNRLPAGFSVVQAVPGNYTVQGNQVVFGNLGNLGAGRALQVQVTARPAMVGEFPVRADVGSATDDPAKANNVATVRTIVMATQLRARLTGGQLELRWPAGMGNVVLERAESLTPPVQWVPVQVAPVLDGDQYRVNLPLDGAGGFFRLRAAP; encoded by the coding sequence ATGAAAAGAAAGCTCGGGAGCCCATGGTTGCTGGCCCTTTGGTTGATCGTGGGTGGAAGCAGCCATCTGCTGGCACAGCCTGCCAATGACAACTTTGCCAACGCCGAAAGGTTGAGCGGCCCTTACGGCACGGTAAGCGGCTCTCTGGCCGGCGCCTCATGGGAACCGGGTGAGCCCAGCCATGCTGGATATCTCGTGCCGTCGATCTGGTATCGTTGGACGGCCCCGCGCAGCGGCGAGGTGACCTGGGACACCCTGGCCAGTCCCGGCGGCCCGGACACCGTTCTGGCCGTCTACACGGGTGATCGCCTGACCGAACTTCGCCAGGTGGCCGCCAATGACGACGCACCTCCATTCTCCTTTGGTAAAACCCCGTACGGGACGCCGGGGCAACGTTTCCGAATCCTCGCCGGCCGGCCCAGCGCCCTTCGGTTTGTCGCCGAGGAAGGGCGCACCTACTACATCGCTGTGGGACTGAAACCCAGCCTCGCAGCCGGTGCGGGAACCGACATTGTCCTGGGGTGGGCCTACCACTCCGGCGGGGTGTTCCGGTTCGCCACCGAGGACATTGCCACCCGGATCGGCCCCGGGGGAGTGCGCGAAGTGCCCTTGATCCAGTGTTCGGAATTGGAGGGGACAGGGGCCGAGGATGCGAGCACGTACCAGACGTATTATCAGTTCGGCGTACCCGGCGTCCTGGTCACGGTGACCCGGGTCGGAGGTGCAACGGGCCGAATGTTGGTGGACTACGCCACCGAGGAGATCGCCCAGGACGAAGTGACCATGCCGGGCCAGGAAATCCCGGCCCGGGCGAACCAGGACTTCATACCCGTGCAGGGCACGTTGGTCTTCGACCACGGCGAGATGACCAAACGGATTCTGATCCGGGTCATTCCGGATGGAGGCGTGCCCAACACGAACCGGACCTTTGCCGTGGTGCTGTCCAATCCGCGACCCGACCCGCAGGAATCCGCCGAGGTGGCTCCTCCGCGCGTGGACGGTGCATTCGGCCGTGTATATGTGCGGATTCTGGATGCGGACATTGACCCGGTCTGGGCGCGGAACTTCCAGCCGGTCGGGACCAATGATCCACCCGACGTGATCTTCCAGCCCACCAATGCCATCTTCAATTTCTACCGCGTGGTCCACCGAACAACCGAGGATGCTTCCGATTACTATGGAAGGATCAGGATTTGGGTGACACGCTCCGGGACCAATAACGAGGCCGTCACGCTGCGCTATCGCGTGAACAATTTCCTCGGCGCCGGAGACGATGCCAACGAGTTGGAAATGGACAACAACACGTTCCCGCTCCAACCCGGCTCCGACTACGCCACCCCTACCCCCCCGGATGAACCCATCGGAATTCGCGGGACCAACTCGGACTTTGTAGTGCTTGGCAACTACAGCTTCCCCGGCGGCGGAAGTCTGGACTGGGGACAAAATGACTTCCGGGACAAGGAGATTGAGCTGGTGGTGACCAACGACATCCTCACGGAGTTCAACGAGGACTTTCAGCTGTTTTTGTACCGCAACGTCGACAACCGACCCACGCTGGTGGGCACCGTCAACCAAACCACGGTCACCATCCTCTTCGATGACCAGGACCCGCCCGCCGGGTCGGTGGATCAGTATTACAACCCTGATTTCGGCTCGTACATGGTGCCGCCGGTCATAACGAGCCCTCTCAATCTTCCCACGCCCGGTGCGGACGGCGTGGTTTATGACGTGGCGCTGGAAGCTGACAACCGGGCCATCATCGTCGGCGACTTCACGTCCTACAACACCGTCAGCCGCTCCCGCATTGCCCGGTTGAACGTGGATGGTTCGCTGGACACCACGTTTAATCCGGGTTCGGGGGCGGACGCCTTCATCGCGGCCATCGCGGCCTCGCCCGGCGGCCAATGGGTGATCGGCGGTGGATTCACGTCCTACAACGGTCAACGGCGGGTGGGCGTGGCCCGGATCCTGAGTAACGGAGCCCTGGACCCGGGCTTCAACCCGGGGGACGGACCCAACGGAGCGGTGTGGGCTGTGGCTGTGGACGCCAATGGCAGGGTTTACATCGGCGGTGACTTTACCACCGTGGCCGGTATCCCGCGGCCCTACGTGGCCCGGTTGAACCGGGACGGGTCCGTGGATACGACGTTCGATCCGGGAACCGGACCGGACGGACCTGTATATGCCCTGGAGCTTCAACCCGACGGGCGTCTGTTGATCGGTGGCGAATTCTACAGCGTGTCGGGCACGGTGCGCGGCGGTATCGCGCGATTGATGAACGACGGCCGATTGGACAGCAGCTTCAATCCCGGGGCGGGGACCGACGGCCGGGTGTTTGTCATCCGGAGGCAATCAGACGGGCGAATCCTCATCGGGGGCGAGTTTGCCCATGTCAACCTCGAGCCGCGCAACAACCTGGCGCGGCTGACCGCCACCGGGGCGTTGGACCCGGACTTTGAGCCGGGCAGCACCGGCACCGATGGCCCTGTCTACACCATCGTCCTGGCGGGGGGCCGGATCTACATCGGTGGCAGTTTTGATTCCTACAATGGTACGCCCCGGAGAAGCTTCGCCCGGCTTTACGACAACGGGGTTCTCGACACCAGCTTCCTGGACACCGCCTACAATCAGTTCGCGGGCCTGTTCCGGGCCCGGTTTGCCGATCCCCGCGGGACTGTGTTTGGCGCGGCTGTACAGACCGATGGCAACGTCCTGATCGTTGGACGTTTCGACAAGGTCGGCGGTGGACAGGCCTCCGCCCTGGTCCGACCGGATTCCAACGCCGACCCCAACTTGTGGATCGAACCCAAGTCGCGGGACGGCTTGAGAAACCGGCTGAACGTTGCCCGGCTGATTGGCGGCGAAACGCCCGGGCCGGGGAACATCGGATTCGCCCGGGCTTCCTACACCGCCAACGAAAACCAGTCCTTGCTTTCGGTGGACTTGCGTCGCGAAAACGGCGCGCTGGGCTTTTTGGGGGCGAATTTCGAAATCGAAGACGGCCTGGCGCGCAGCGGTTTGGACTATCTCTACAATGCTGTCCCGCCCATCTACCTGACGTCCTGGCAGGCAACCTGGCCGGCCAGTGAACCCAATTCCACCACTCGGATGATGAGCGACGGGTTGTTCGGGGATAACTACGCTCCCAGGTCCATCTTTGGCCAGCAGTTCTACAACTATCGGGAGGGATGGGTCAACGTGACCCTCTTGAACGACAGCAGAAGTCAGGGGGATCGTAACACGACGTTCCGGCTGTCCACGCCGACGTTCGCCGATGTGTTCTTCCTGGGTGGTGAGAACATCCCCATCGGCGGTGCCCTGGGGCGGTCCCGGGTACCCCTTACTGTGGTGGACGACGACCGGTTGAGCGGTGTATTGGGATTTGCCACCACCAATTTTGTTGTGGTGGAGAGCGTCGGTCAGGCGGTCATCACCGTGATTCGGACGAACGGAAGTTTCGGCACCCTTACCTGCTATTATGAGGTGGTCCCCGGCGGCACCGCCACGGCAGGGTCGGATTTCCAGCCCAGGTCCGGAACCCTGACCTTCCTGAACGGCGTGACCAACCAGACGTTTACCATACCCATCATCAACGACACCCAGATCGAACCGGACGAAACGGTTTTCCTGCGTCTGGTGGGAGGCGCAGTCGGCGGCATTTCAAATGCCGTGCTGACCATCGTCGACGATGACACACCCGGAGGGAAGCTCAACTTCGACCCGCCCGTGGTCGGGGCCATGGAAGGGGCGGGGCGCGTTCTGGTGACCGTCACCCGGCGGGGCAGCAGCGCCGGTACCCTCAGCGTCACGGCCGTGACCGAAGACAACACGGCGACGGCTGGCGTGGATTACCTCCCGGTTTCCACCAACCTCACCTGGCTCCATGGCGATGTCACGCCCAAGTCTTTCTGGGTGCCCTTGATTGACGATGGCGAAATCGAACCGGACGAGCGGGTCACCTTGCGGCTGATCAACCCGACTCTCAACGGAATTCCCCATCCGGCCGCGTTGGGCCCGAACTCGGTGGGGACCCTCGTCATTACCAACGACGATCGCCCGGGCCTTGTATTGTTCCCGGCGACGGAGTATCGCGTGAACGAGAACGGGGGTGCCGCTCTGATCACGGTGGTGCGAACCGACGGCGCCGCCGGGGCCTTGAGCGTCAATTACCGGGCGGAACCCGGAACCGCGGTGCCCTTTACCGACTTCGTTCCAACGAACGGCACCCTGAATTTCGGGCCCGGCGAGGTCGCCAAGAGCTTCCAGGTCCAGATCCTCGACGGTCCGAATCAGGATCACGCGGACCGGTTTGTGGCACTGACGCTTTCGGGCGCAAATCCGCCCTCGGCGTTGGGAAGCCCGGCGACCGCCATTCTTCGCATCATTGACGACGAGAGCGTTAACGAGCCTCCGGGTGAACTCGACACCCTTTTCTCCTACGGGCACTTCAACGATGCCGTGCTGGCCGTGGGCCTGCAACCGGACGGGAAGCTCCTTGTCGGAGGCGACTTTACCCTGGCCAATGATGTGCTGCGGTATCGACTGGTTCGGCTCGAAGGCATGAGCGGGGCCCTCGATCCCTCGTTCTCCGCATCCATCAATGGCGCGGTCAATGCCCTGCTTCTGCAACCGGACGGTAGAATCCTGATTGGCGGAGCATTCAGTCAGGTGAGCGGGCTGGCCCGGCCTTTCCTGGCACGGCTCCAGACCAACGGGGGGGTCGACACCACGTTCGACCCTGGCAGCGGACCCGATCAGCCCGTGTTTGCACTGGCGCAAACATGGTGGCAGGGACAGCCGAGAATTCTGGTCGGTGGCGCATTCGGCTCCTACCGGGGTGTTGCCCGCCGGGGGATTGCGAGAGTTCTGGCCGATGGGAGTGTGGATCCGAGCTTTGACCCCGGGACGGGTGCCGACGGCACGGTGTATGCCGTGGTGGCCTACCCAACCAACAGCTTGCACGCGGGCAAGGTGCTGGTGGCGGGCCAGTTCCGTCAATTCAACGGGGTGCCCAGCCCGGGCATCGTCCGGCTCAACCCGGACGGCAGCTTGGATACCACGTTCCGGGTGGGCACCGGCACGGACGGGACGGTACGGGCACTGGCGTTGCAGCCGGATGGTCGGATCTTGATCGGCGGCGAGTTTACGCAGGTCAACGGCCGAACCCGGATCCGGCTGGCGCGCCTGCTGGATGATGGATCCGTGGACCCGACATTCGATCCGGGCGCCGGAGCCGACGACACGGTATGGTCGCTGGCTGTCCAGCCGGATCTCCGCATCCTTGTCGGGGGTGCTTTCCGGCACTGCAACGGCGTCACGCGGGGCGGGATCACCCGGCTGAATCCGGACGGCACTGCGGACCCAACCATCAATTTTGGCGCGGGCGCGGATGCCCTGGTGGCCGTCGTACTGTTGCAGCCGGATGGGAAGATCGTCCTGGGCGGGGCCTTCGAAACCTACGACGGTCAGCTCCGGCGCCGTCTGGCCCGGATTTACGGTGGCTCCGTTGCCGGCAGTGGTCGCATCGAATTCGCGCAAGGTCGGTTCGTCGTATGGGAGGATCAAACCAACGCGGTGGTGACGCTCCGGCGACGCGGAGGCATGGCGAATGCCCCGGGTGGACAGCCCGTGCGTGCTCAATTGACCACCATGGACGGCACGGCCACAAACGGCATCCACTATTTGGGTGGCAGTTTCGAGGTGACCTTCCCGGAGGCCGAGGCATTTGCGGAAATCTCCATTCCCGTGGTGGACGATTTTGAATTGAATCCAACCCGCACCTTCTGGCTGAGCATCACCAACCTGCTCCCCGCCGAAGCGCCCGGCCTCGGGTTGGGGAACCTTCCCGTGGCCGAAGTCCAGGTGGTGAGTGATGACACCGGCGTTTCATTTGCCCAGGACAATTTCACGGTCAGTGAAAACATTGGTGGCGGCCTGGCGCGCATCACCCTGCTGAGGTTGGGGAACCTGGAGCGCACAACCATCGTTGACTTCACCACAACAACCAATGGGACCGCCACGGCCGGGGCGGACTTTCAACATGTCACCAACACCGTAACCTTCCTTCCGGGCGAAAGTATCCGGTTTGTGTTTGTACCGGTTTTGGACGACGCCCTGCCCGAGGGCGACGAGACCGTCACCATGGCGCTCACCAACGTCACGGGCGGGTTCCTGGTCAGTCCGTTCCAGGCAACGCTGACCATCCTCGATGATGAGCGGGCGCCCGGTGAAATCCGGCTCGTCCAAACCAACTTGTGGGTCAGCGAAGCTGCCGGGCAGGCCGTCATCCAACTGATCCGTACCAACGGGCGCAGTGGCGTTGTGAGCGTGGGTTATGAAACTCGTGAGATCACGGCCACCGCCGGACTCGATTTCGTGCGGGCGGGTGGATCGGTCACGTTTGCCGACGGCGAGACCAACAAGGTGATCGTGGTCAACCTCCTCAATGACAGCCTGGTGGAGGGCGAGGAGACCTTCCTGGTGGTGCTGACCAATGTAACCGGTGGCGCCCGCATCGTGGGTCCGACCAATGTGCTTGTAACCATTGCGGATGATGAGGTGGGCTTTGGATTCGCGGCGCCGACCTTCCTGGCGTCCGAGGGGGACGGCGGCCTGACCTTCCAGGTTCGAAGAGTGGGCGACACCAACCGGGCGGTTCAGGTGAACTACGTGACCGAGGACGAAACGGCCCGGGCAGGGTTGGATTACCAGCCGACGAGCGGGACGCTGAGTTTCGCCCCGGGGGAGACGTTGAAGTCGGTGACCGTTGGCCTCCTGGAGGATCGGTTGGTGGAGGGCGATGAAACCTTCCGCCTGCGCCTGCTCCAGCCCGGCCCCGGGACCGAAATCATCCAACCGACGGCCGTGGGTGTCATTCTGGACAACGACGCCGGGTTCAAGCTGGCTACCAACCGGTACGAGGTCAGGGAAAGCCTGACCAACGGCGTGGCCACCAACGTGGTGGTCGAGGTCATCCGCATGGGGGCCATGCACGGCACCAACAGCGTGGGTTATACCACGGTTGGCGGCACCGCCGTGGCCGGCCAGGACTTTGTTACCACGGCCGGGACCCTGGTGTTTACCAACGGCGAGGTGATGAAACAGGTGATCATCCCGATTTTGGATGACACCCTGGTCGAGGACACGGAAACGTTCACCTTCCAACTGGTCAACCCGGACACCAACTCGGTCGTGGTTGAACCCTCGGTGGCCACGATCAGCATCCTTGACGATGACGCCGGCCTGCGATTCAGCTCTCCCAGCTACAGTGTGTCCGAGGGCGGAGTGAGCGTGACCCTGACGGTCGAGCGGGTCGGGGTTTTGGACACACCGGTGACGGTGGAGTGGCGGACCGAGGACGGGTCGGCGCGGGCCGGTCAGGATTACGTGCAGGCCTCGGGCCGGTTGGTGTTTACCAACGGCGTCCGGACCCAGACGCTGACGGTGTTCGTGCTGGATGATACCGAGGAGGAAGGCACCGAGAGCTTCAGCGTGCGGTTGTTCAACGTGACCGGGCCGGCGACCCTGCTGACGCCGGAGGTGGCCGTCGTTACCATCGTGGACAACGACGGTGGCGTGGTGGTGCCTGCCGGATCCAGGCTCCTGAGCGATCCGAACGGAAACGGCGCCCTGGATCCCGGTGAGCGTGTCACCGTGCGCTTCGCCCTGCGCAACGCCGGGACCGTCCCGCTCAGCAATGTGGTCGCCACCTTGCTGGCCACCAACGGGGTGGTGCAGCCCGGCGCGGCGCAAAGTTACGGGCCGCTGGCACCCAACGGGCCGTCCGTTTCCCGCGATTACACCTTCACCGTTCAGGGTACGAATGGCAGCATCGTACGGGCGGTGTTCCAAGTCCGGGACGGCAACCTTGACCTGGGACGGGTCACCTTCAGTTACCTGCTTGGAACCAGTACCGCCACATTCTCCAACACGGCGCCGATCGAGATTCGGGACGACGCCCCGGCCCAACCGTATCCGTCGGTCATCACCGTGACCGGCCTGGTGGGCGTAGTCAGTAAGACCGTGGTCACCATCACGAACCTCTATCATACCCGGCCGAGCGACATCGACATGCTCCTGGTCAGCCCGGCGGGCGGCAAAGTGATGGTGATGTCCGACGCTGGCGGCGGGTACTGGGTCACCAATGTAACGCTCACCCTGGACGACGCAGCGCCCGGTCCCCTGCCGGATGCCGCACCGCTGACGAACGGGGTTTTCAAACCGACCAATTACGGTGCGTTTGACCTGCTCGATACGCCGGCGCCCGAGCCGCCGTTCGCCACCAGCCTGGCGGCATTTAACGACACGAATCCGAACGGTCAGTGGCGGCTCTTCATCCGGGACGATGCGCCGGCGCAGTCCGGCCACATCCGCAACGGCTGGTTGCTGCAGATCACCACGAGCGGTCGGTTCCTGCCGGAGGCGGACCTCTCGGTGACGGCGACGGCTCCGGAAAGCGCGGTGGTCACCAGCAACTGGGTGGTCAGAGTGGAGGTGGCCAACCACGGTCCATGGGATGTCACCGGAGTGACGGTGACCAATCTGGTGCCCGAAGGCGCGGTGCTGGTCGGCAGCCAGGTCACACGGGGTCAGATGACCACCAACGCCAACGGCACCGTCTACTGGTCGGTGGGATCGCTCGGCATGGATGACGTTGCCACCGCGACCCTGGTGCTCCGTGCCGACACGGTCGGATCCGTGGCCTGGACCCTGGGCGGTTGGCACGGACAGACCGAGGCTCATCCGGGCAACAACACGGCGGCAGTGCAGGTGGAGGTGCTGCCGCCACGGGCAGACCTGGAGGTGTTCCTTGCGGATGAACCGGATCCGGTGGTGTTGGGCGGTCTGGTGACCTACACCACCGTCATTACCAATCACGGCCCGGGCACGGCAGTCCAGGTGGCTCTGACCAATCGGCTGCCGGCCGGGTTCAGCGTTGTGCAGGCCGTGCCCGGCAACTACACCGTGCAGGGCAACCAGGTGGTCTTCGGCAATCTGGGCAATCTGGGGGCTGGCCGGGCCCTGCAGGTCCAGGTTACCGCCCGACCTGCCATGGTGGGTGAGTTCCCGGTGCGGGCCGACGTTGGATCTGCCACGGACGATCCGGCCAAGGCCAACAACGTGGCCACGGTCCGTACCATTGTGATGGCGACCCAGTTGCGGGCCCGCCTGACTGGTGGTCAACTCGAATTGCGCTGGCCGGCCGGTATGGGGAACGTGGTATTGGAACGCGCAGAGAGTCTGACGCCGCCGGTGCAGTGGGTGCCGGTGCAGGTGGCACCCGTGCTCGACGGTGACCAGTACCGGGTGAATTTGCCGTTGGATGGCGCAGGCGGATTCTTCCGGTTGCGTGCGGCACCCTGA